One Polaribacter sp. SA4-12 genomic window carries:
- a CDS encoding M16 family metallopeptidase has product MKKNFLSLTSAFLVAFSLNAQKVEFEEYKLDNGMHVILHQDKSAPVVITSVMYGVGGKDGDRKRTGFAHFFEHLLFEGTENIKKGEWFKIVSSNGGKNNANTSQDRTYYYEIFPSNKLELGLWMESERLLHPIIKQEGVDTQNEVVKEEKRQRTRAYSNILPEISKNIFKVHPYKDPNVGYMDHLDAATLEEFLAFNKKYYVPNNATLVVAGDIDFATTKKMIEDYFGPIPRGADVVRSFPKEEPITEEFKATAYDENIQIPAVIAAYRTPSFKTRDSKVLDMISSYLSVGKSSILYKKMVDKKKMALAVQAVNISQQDYGIYALFSLPLGKVALTDLVNEMDEEIVKIQTDLISEKAYQKLQNQFENNYVNSNSSVVGIANSLARYHTMYGDTNLINSEIDVYRSITREEIREVAKKYLNKNQRLILEYLPTKK; this is encoded by the coding sequence ATGAAGAAGAATTTTTTATCCCTTACTTCTGCTTTTTTAGTAGCATTTTCTTTAAATGCTCAAAAAGTTGAGTTTGAAGAGTACAAGTTAGACAATGGAATGCACGTAATACTGCATCAAGACAAATCTGCACCAGTTGTTATTACCTCAGTAATGTATGGTGTTGGTGGTAAAGATGGTGATAGAAAAAGAACTGGTTTCGCACATTTCTTTGAACACCTATTATTTGAAGGTACAGAAAACATCAAAAAAGGAGAATGGTTTAAAATTGTTTCTTCCAATGGAGGAAAAAACAATGCAAATACTTCTCAAGACAGAACCTATTATTATGAAATATTTCCTTCAAACAAACTAGAGTTAGGTTTATGGATGGAATCTGAACGCTTATTACACCCAATTATTAAACAAGAAGGTGTAGATACTCAAAACGAAGTTGTAAAAGAAGAAAAAAGACAACGTACAAGAGCATATTCTAATATTTTACCTGAAATTTCTAAAAACATATTTAAAGTACATCCATATAAAGATCCAAATGTTGGATACATGGATCATTTAGATGCTGCTACTTTAGAAGAATTTTTAGCATTCAATAAAAAATATTATGTACCCAATAATGCTACTTTAGTGGTTGCTGGTGATATTGATTTTGCTACAACCAAAAAAATGATAGAAGATTATTTTGGACCAATACCAAGAGGTGCTGATGTAGTAAGAAGTTTTCCGAAAGAAGAACCAATTACAGAAGAGTTTAAAGCAACAGCTTATGATGAAAACATTCAAATACCCGCAGTAATTGCTGCTTATAGAACTCCTTCTTTTAAAACAAGAGATTCTAAGGTTTTAGATATGATTTCTTCTTATTTAAGTGTTGGTAAAAGTTCTATTCTTTACAAGAAAATGGTTGACAAGAAGAAAATGGCTTTAGCTGTACAGGCTGTAAATATTAGTCAACAAGATTATGGTATTTACGCACTTTTTTCTCTTCCTTTAGGTAAAGTAGCTTTAACAGACTTGGTTAATGAAATGGATGAAGAGATTGTAAAAATTCAAACGGATTTAATTTCTGAAAAAGCATATCAAAAATTGCAAAATCAATTCGAAAATAATTATGTAAATTCTAACTCTAGTGTTGTTGGTATTGCAAATTCTTTGGCTAGATATCATACTATGTATGGAGACACAAATTTAATTAATTCGGAAATAGATGTGTATAGATCTATTACTCGAGAAGAAATTAGAGAAGTTGCAAAGAAATACTTAAATAAAAATCAGAGATTAATCTTAGAATATTTACCTACGAAAAAATAA
- a CDS encoding M16 family metallopeptidase, with translation MKTKILSIIALITISFATTAQIDRSKMPTPGPDPVVKLGKAKKFSLKNGLTVIMVENHKLPRVSATLRIDNKPYSEGNIAGVSDIMGSLLGRGTTNITKDEFNEKVDFLGANVGFFSSGASARSLKKYFPEVLGLMADGVKNSQFTQEEFDKEIKVTLESLKTQEKDVPAIARRVERILVYGKNHPSGEHTSKETVNNTTLADVKNNFNTYYKPNNAYLIIVGDINTKQTKKLVKKLFSDWKKGEIPVSNFPKPENVSTTEINFVNMSNAKQSEVVVVNTTDLTLGDKDYYAALLANKILGGGGSARLFQNLREDKAYTYGSYSRVSQSRYTGAFRATASVRNVVTDSSVVEIQKEISKIRSQKVTEKELQDAKEEYIGSFVMDVQKPATAANYAFNIALYDLPEDFYANYIKNINSVTVDDVQNAAIKHFKGDNARIVITGKAIDVLDNLEKGDYAIKYFDKYGNPTEKPEMIIPIPKGVTAATVVDKYIDAIGGKDKLMAVKSIVMTSGAKVQGMDISLVAKTAAPNKSSVVVSGMGQVLSKMVFDGETGYQEAQGRKKEMSADEIVKAKAKNVITEELAYKNGELLRIEPLDGKKVYVIKHNDTEIFFDVKSGLKVKEVKIVKTPDGKEVRVPTVFSNYKEVNGMKFPFTIGQKMGPMDLNFEVTDIKINEGVSDVDFK, from the coding sequence ATGAAAACAAAAATATTATCAATAATAGCACTTATAACAATATCTTTTGCCACAACTGCGCAAATAGACAGAAGTAAGATGCCTACTCCAGGACCAGATCCTGTAGTAAAATTAGGAAAAGCAAAAAAGTTTTCTTTAAAGAATGGTTTAACAGTAATTATGGTAGAAAACCATAAATTACCAAGAGTTTCTGCTACTTTAAGAATAGACAACAAACCATATTCTGAAGGCAATATTGCTGGAGTTTCTGATATAATGGGTAGTTTATTAGGTAGAGGAACTACAAACATCACTAAAGATGAATTTAATGAAAAGGTAGATTTCTTAGGTGCCAATGTAGGTTTCTTTAGTTCTGGAGCTTCTGCAAGATCATTAAAAAAATATTTTCCTGAAGTATTAGGTTTAATGGCAGATGGTGTAAAAAACTCTCAGTTTACTCAAGAAGAATTTGATAAAGAAATAAAAGTAACTTTAGAAAGTTTAAAAACTCAAGAAAAAGATGTTCCTGCAATTGCTAGAAGAGTAGAACGTATTTTGGTGTATGGTAAAAATCATCCTTCAGGAGAACACACAAGTAAAGAAACTGTAAATAACACAACGTTAGCAGATGTTAAAAATAACTTTAACACCTATTACAAACCTAACAATGCGTATCTAATTATTGTTGGAGACATAAACACTAAGCAAACAAAAAAGTTAGTGAAAAAGTTATTTTCTGATTGGAAAAAAGGAGAAATTCCTGTATCTAATTTCCCAAAACCAGAAAACGTTTCTACTACAGAAATCAACTTTGTAAACATGTCAAATGCAAAGCAATCTGAGGTTGTTGTTGTTAATACTACAGATTTAACATTAGGAGATAAAGATTATTACGCTGCATTATTAGCTAATAAGATTCTTGGTGGCGGTGGTTCAGCTAGACTTTTTCAAAACTTAAGAGAAGACAAAGCATACACTTATGGTTCTTACTCTAGAGTTAGTCAAAGCAGATATACAGGTGCTTTTAGAGCTACTGCAAGCGTAAGAAATGTTGTTACTGATAGTTCTGTTGTAGAAATTCAAAAAGAGATAAGTAAAATTCGTTCTCAGAAAGTAACTGAAAAAGAATTACAAGATGCTAAAGAAGAATACATTGGTAGTTTTGTAATGGATGTTCAAAAACCTGCAACTGCAGCAAATTATGCATTTAACATTGCTCTTTATGATTTACCAGAAGATTTTTACGCAAATTATATTAAAAATATAAATTCTGTAACTGTTGATGACGTTCAAAACGCCGCAATAAAACATTTTAAAGGTGATAACGCTAGGATTGTAATTACGGGTAAAGCAATAGATGTACTTGACAATCTTGAAAAAGGTGATTACGCTATTAAATATTTTGATAAATACGGAAATCCTACTGAGAAACCAGAAATGATAATTCCAATTCCAAAAGGAGTTACTGCTGCAACTGTTGTAGATAAATATATAGATGCAATTGGTGGAAAAGACAAATTAATGGCTGTAAAATCAATAGTAATGACTTCTGGAGCAAAAGTACAAGGAATGGATATTTCTTTAGTAGCAAAAACTGCAGCACCAAATAAATCTTCTGTAGTTGTTTCTGGAATGGGGCAAGTTTTATCAAAAATGGTTTTTGATGGAGAAACTGGTTATCAAGAAGCACAAGGAAGAAAAAAAGAAATGAGTGCAGATGAAATAGTAAAAGCAAAAGCGAAAAATGTAATTACTGAAGAATTAGCATACAAAAATGGAGAACTTTTAAGAATCGAACCTTTAGATGGTAAAAAAGTTTATGTTATTAAACATAATGACACAGAAATCTTTTTTGATGTAAAAAGCGGATTAAAAGTAAAAGAGGTGAAAATTGTTAAAACTCCGGATGGTAAAGAAGTTAGAGTACCAACTGTATTTTCAAATTATAAAGAAGTAAACGGAATGAAATTTCCATTTACAATTGGACAAAAAATGGGTCCTATGGATTTAAATTTTGAAGTAACTGATATTAAAATTAACGAAGGAGTTTCTGACGTAGATTTTAAATAG
- a CDS encoding DMT family transporter, with amino-acid sequence MNNQQQKWFYLIILSLVWGSSFILMKKALLGVTPIQLGALRMIFTAIFLLSVAFPSIKRIKKRHWKYITYTALAGTFIPGFLFAFAITTIDSSIVSILNSFTPFNTLIFGAIVFGFYFKKAQLYGILIGLVGTSILILKGADLNPDQNYWYALLIIIASVGYAFNANMIKKYLYDLDALAITTGNFLLLIIPATIVLGCTDFFKTFDSGNEVLMKSLGYLAILSVVGTGIAKTIYNKLVHISDPVFSSSVTYLIPLVAIFWGVLDGEKLSIIQVFGGVIILIGVYLVNKKK; translated from the coding sequence ATGAATAATCAACAACAAAAGTGGTTTTACCTTATTATTCTTTCACTAGTTTGGGGTAGTTCTTTTATCTTAATGAAGAAAGCCCTTTTAGGTGTAACACCTATTCAGTTAGGTGCTTTAAGAATGATATTTACAGCTATTTTTTTACTCTCTGTAGCTTTTCCTTCAATTAAAAGAATTAAAAAAAGGCATTGGAAATATATTACTTATACAGCACTAGCAGGTACATTTATACCAGGTTTTCTATTTGCGTTTGCAATTACAACTATAGATAGCTCAATTGTATCTATTTTAAATTCATTTACACCTTTTAATACTTTGATTTTTGGTGCAATTGTATTTGGTTTTTATTTTAAGAAAGCCCAATTATATGGTATACTAATAGGTTTAGTGGGGACTTCAATTTTAATATTAAAAGGAGCTGATTTAAATCCGGATCAAAACTATTGGTATGCTTTGTTGATTATTATTGCATCTGTAGGTTATGCTTTTAACGCAAATATGATAAAAAAATATTTGTATGATTTAGATGCTTTGGCAATTACAACGGGTAATTTTTTATTGTTGATTATACCAGCAACGATTGTTTTAGGTTGTACCGATTTCTTTAAAACGTTTGATTCAGGAAATGAGGTTTTAATGAAGTCTCTTGGTTATTTAGCTATTTTATCAGTTGTAGGTACTGGTATTGCAAAAACTATTTATAATAAATTGGTTCATATTTCAGATCCAGTTTTTTCATCTTCTGTAACTTATTTAATTCCATTAGTAGCAATTTTTTGGGGAGTGTTAGATGGAGAGAAATTGAGCATTATTCAGGTTTTTGGTGGAGTTATTATTTTAATAGGAGTTTATTTAGTGAATAAGAAGAAGTAA
- a CDS encoding heavy-metal-associated domain-containing protein, translating to MKTKKILFSVAIALFILTGCKSEAKKEVLPVDKQNVSLAISGMTCEIGCAKTIQSKLSKKKGVLDAKVIFKDSIANVEFDANTTSKKDLIAFVDGIAGGELYKASENAQSCKGKNKANCANKKDCKKADCNKKDCSADKKCDTKKQCKPDCKKACCSADKKSDTKTACKADCKKECCANKKTA from the coding sequence ATGAAGACTAAAAAAATATTATTTTCTGTTGCTATTGCTCTTTTTATCCTAACTGGATGTAAAAGTGAAGCAAAAAAAGAAGTTCTACCTGTTGATAAACAAAATGTTTCTTTAGCTATTTCTGGAATGACTTGCGAAATTGGTTGTGCAAAGACAATTCAATCTAAATTATCTAAGAAAAAAGGTGTTTTAGACGCTAAAGTTATATTTAAAGATAGTATTGCGAATGTAGAATTTGATGCAAATACAACTTCTAAAAAAGACTTAATTGCTTTTGTAGATGGTATTGCAGGAGGAGAATTATACAAAGCATCTGAAAATGCGCAAAGCTGCAAAGGAAAAAACAAAGCAAACTGCGCTAACAAAAAAGACTGTAAAAAAGCAGATTGCAATAAAAAAGATTGCAGTGCTGATAAAAAATGTGATACTAAAAAACAATGCAAGCCAGATTGTAAAAAAGCTTGTTGTTCTGCAGATAAAAAATCTGATACTAAAACAGCTTGTAAAGCAGACTGTAAAAAAGAATGTTGTGCTAATAAAAAGACAGCATAA
- a CDS encoding glycine--tRNA ligase, translating into MAKQEDKFKKVLSHAKEYGYVFQSSEIYDGLSAVYDYAQNGVELKKNIRDYWWKAMVQMHENIVGIDASILMHPTTWKASGHVDAFNDPLIDNKDSKKRYRADVLIEDYCAKIEGKINKEVAKAEKRFGDAFNKEEFIATNGRVVGYQEKINSILARMGKSLESEDLADVKLLIEELEIADPLTGSRNWTDVKQFNLMFGTKLGASAETAMDLYLRPETAQGIFVNFLNVQKTGRMKIPFGIAQTGKAFRNEIVARQFIFRMREFEQMEMQFFVKPGTQKEWYDAWKETRLKWHLSLGMGAENYRFHDHDKLAHYADAAADIEFNFPFGFKELEGIHSRTDFDLKAHEEFSGKKLQYFDHEENKSYTPYVVETSIGLDRMFLAVFSNSLQEEALENGTSRTVLKLPAVLAPFKAAIFPLVKKDGLPEVAREIMDDLKWDFNVFYDEKDAVGKRYRRQDAAGTPFCITVDHDTLEDKCVTIRHRDTMEQKRVAIADLKDIIKAEVAVKTWLQKM; encoded by the coding sequence ATGGCAAAACAAGAAGATAAATTTAAAAAAGTTTTATCGCACGCTAAAGAATATGGTTATGTATTTCAGTCTTCTGAAATATATGACGGTTTAAGTGCGGTTTACGATTATGCTCAAAATGGAGTTGAGCTAAAGAAAAATATTAGAGATTACTGGTGGAAAGCAATGGTGCAAATGCATGAAAACATTGTAGGTATAGATGCTTCAATTTTAATGCATCCAACAACTTGGAAAGCTTCAGGTCACGTAGATGCTTTTAACGATCCTTTAATTGATAATAAAGATTCTAAAAAACGTTATAGAGCAGATGTTTTAATTGAAGATTACTGCGCTAAAATAGAAGGGAAAATAAACAAAGAAGTTGCGAAGGCTGAAAAACGTTTTGGTGATGCTTTTAATAAAGAAGAATTTATTGCAACCAACGGAAGAGTTGTTGGTTATCAAGAAAAAATAAATTCAATCTTAGCAAGAATGGGTAAATCTTTAGAAAGTGAAGATTTAGCTGATGTTAAGTTGCTAATTGAAGAATTAGAAATTGCAGATCCTTTAACAGGTTCTAGAAATTGGACAGATGTAAAACAGTTCAATTTAATGTTTGGTACTAAATTAGGTGCTTCTGCAGAAACTGCAATGGATTTATATTTACGCCCAGAAACTGCTCAAGGAATTTTTGTAAATTTCTTAAACGTGCAAAAAACGGGTAGAATGAAAATTCCTTTTGGAATTGCACAAACTGGTAAAGCTTTTAGAAACGAGATTGTTGCAAGACAATTTATTTTTAGAATGCGTGAGTTTGAACAAATGGAAATGCAATTTTTTGTAAAGCCAGGAACTCAAAAAGAATGGTATGATGCATGGAAAGAAACGCGTTTAAAATGGCATTTGTCTTTAGGGATGGGAGCAGAGAACTACCGTTTTCACGATCATGATAAATTAGCACATTATGCTGATGCAGCTGCCGATATTGAGTTTAATTTTCCTTTCGGATTTAAAGAGTTAGAAGGAATTCATTCTCGTACAGATTTTGATTTAAAAGCACATGAAGAATTTTCTGGTAAGAAATTACAGTATTTTGATCATGAAGAAAATAAAAGTTATACACCTTATGTTGTAGAAACGTCTATCGGTTTAGATAGAATGTTTTTAGCAGTTTTTTCTAATTCATTACAAGAAGAAGCACTAGAAAACGGTACATCAAGAACTGTTTTAAAATTACCTGCAGTTTTAGCACCTTTTAAAGCAGCTATTTTTCCTTTAGTTAAAAAGGATGGTTTGCCAGAAGTTGCTCGTGAAATTATGGATGATTTAAAGTGGGATTTTAACGTTTTTTACGATGAAAAAGATGCTGTTGGTAAACGTTATAGACGTCAAGATGCTGCTGGAACGCCATTTTGTATTACTGTAGATCATGACACTTTAGAAGATAAATGTGTTACTATTAGACATAGAGATACTATGGAGCAAAAAAGAGTTGCAATTGCTGATTTAAAAGATATTATTAAAGCAGAAGTTGCTGTAAAAACTTGGTTACAGAAAATGTAA
- a CDS encoding ComF family protein has protein sequence MRILKNFFRIFYPELCANCDNQLAQNENTVCTFCRHDLPLTNFTNYSNNKITKTFYGRIIIEKANTLLFYRKEGITKKLIHELKYKGNEEIGTFFGNWLGEIIKQNNEFSDIDLIVPVPLHPKKLKKRGYNQVSKFGKKLSDHLEKPFLENELLRTSTSKTQTFKARFERFNNNDTKFQLKNTSNLKDKHILLIDDVITTGATLEACAKELQKTEGVKISILTMAYTE, from the coding sequence ATGAGGATTTTAAAAAATTTCTTTAGGATATTTTATCCTGAGTTATGTGCTAATTGTGATAATCAGCTGGCTCAAAACGAAAATACTGTCTGCACTTTTTGTAGGCACGACTTACCTTTAACCAACTTTACAAACTATTCTAATAATAAAATAACAAAAACTTTTTACGGTAGAATCATTATAGAAAAAGCAAATACATTACTTTTTTATCGAAAAGAAGGAATTACTAAAAAGCTAATTCATGAACTTAAATATAAAGGAAATGAAGAAATTGGAACGTTTTTCGGCAATTGGTTAGGAGAAATTATAAAACAAAACAATGAATTTTCTGATATTGATTTGATAGTTCCTGTTCCTTTACATCCAAAGAAATTGAAAAAAAGAGGTTATAATCAAGTTTCAAAATTTGGTAAGAAGTTAAGTGATCACTTAGAAAAACCATTTTTAGAAAACGAACTATTGAGAACCTCAACATCAAAAACTCAAACTTTTAAGGCTCGTTTTGAACGATTTAATAATAATGATACCAAATTTCAGTTAAAGAATACATCAAACTTAAAAGACAAACATATTTTATTAATTGATGATGTAATTACTACGGGTGCAACTTTAGAAGCTTGTGCAAAAGAATTACAAAAAACTGAAGGTGTAAAAATTAGTATTTTAACAATGGCGTATACAGAGTAA